Genomic window (Caldinitratiruptor microaerophilus):
GTGGCGGAGTACGTCGCCGACCCCACCCGGATCGGCGCCCGCACCCTCTTCGCCACCCACTACCACGAGCTGTGCGAGCTCGAGGGGCTCCTGCCGGGGGTGAAGAACTACTCGGTCGCCGTCCGGGAGAAGGGGGACGAGATCACCTTCCTCTACCAGATCGTCCGGGGCGGGGCCGACCGCAGCTACGGGATCCAGGTGGCCCGCCTTGCCGGCCTGCCCCGGGCGGTGGTCGACCGGGCCCGGGAGATCCTCGCCACCCTCGAGCAGCAGGAGGGGCAGCGCCGCGCCCGCCGAGAGGCGGCCGCCGCCCGGGCGCGGCAGCCCGTCCAGCTCAGCTTCTTCGAGTCCCGGCCGCACCCGGTGGTGGAGGAGCTCCTCGCCCTGAACGTGATGGCCCTCACGCCCCTGGAGGCGCTGAATCTCTTGCACAGCCTGCAGGAGAAGGCGAAGGAGGGGCGCTAGGCGCCCGCTTTGCGCCGGCCCGCGCCGGTCGGCTACAATCTGGAAGGGAAGACGTATCCTCCGGGAGGCGTGGCGGTGGGGCTCATCCGGGTCCTGGACGAGCGGACGGCCAACCAGATCGCCGCCGGCGAGGTGGTGGAGCGCCCGGCGTCCGTCGTGAAGGAACTGGTCGAGAACAGCCTGGACGCCGGAGCCCGGCGCATCACCGTCGAGGTCGCCGGCGGCGGCCGCGAGCTCATCCAGGTCGTGGACGACGGCTGCGGCATGGGGCCCGACGACGCCCGCCTCGCCCTGGAGCGGCACGCGACGTCGAAGATCGCCTCGGCGGAGGACCTCCGGCGCATCCGGACCCTGGGCTTCCGCGGCGAGGCGCTCCCCTCCATCGCCTCCGTGTCGCGGCTGGTCCTGCGCACGCGGCCCCGGGACCGGCTGGAGGGCACCTGCGTCCGGGTGGAGGGCGGCGGCCCGCCGGAGGTGGAGGCGTGCGGCTGCCCGCCCGGCACCGCCGTGGAGGTCCGCGACCTGTTCTACAACACGCCGGCCCGCCTCAAGTTCCTGAAGACCGACGCCACCGAACTGGGCCGCATCACCGAAGTGGTCGGGCGCCTGGCCCTGGCCAGCCCCGGGGTGGTCTTCCGCCTCCGTGCCGGCCCGGCCGAGCTGCTCACGACGCCGGGAACGGGGGACCTCCTGGCGACCGTCCACGCCGTGCTGGGCCGCGAGGTGGCCAGGGCGCTGGTGCCGGTCGAGTGGGAGGGCGGAGGCGTCCGGGTATGGGGCTACGCGGGGTTGCCGCAGCTCGTGCGCGCCGGACGGGCCCACCAGCTCTTCTTCGTCAACGGCCGCTCCGTCACCGACCGGGTCCTGCGCTTCGCCTTCGAGGAGGCCTACCGGAACGCCATCCCGGAGGGCCGCCACCCCGTGGCCGTCCTCTTCGTGGCGGTGGACCCGGAGGAGGTCGACGTGAACGTGCACCCCGCCAAGGCGGAGGTGCGCTTCCGCAACGAGCGGGCCGTGCGCGCCGCGGTGTACCAGGCGGTGCGGGAGGCCCTGGCCGCCCACGCCGGCCTGGCGCCGCGCGGGTTCGGCTCCGGGTACGGGCCGGCCCCCGGCCCTGCCCCGCCCCCGGGCGCGCCGTCCGCAGCGCCGCTCCAGCGGGCTTTCCCGGCCTTCCCGTCCGCGGTGCGGGAGGTGGCAGCGGGCGCGGCGCGGCCTGCGCCGCCCGCGGCGGCCGCCAGCGCCGACGGCGGCCCCGGCCCGGACCTCCTGTCCCGGGAGGAGGCGGAGCGCGCCGCCCTCGGCTACCCCGCGCCCGGCCAGGAGCCGCGCACCCCGGCGGACCTGATCCGGAGCCTGCGGCCGCTGGGGCAGGTCCACCGGACGTACATCGCCTGCGACGGCCCCGAGGGCCTGTACCTGGTGGACCAGCACGCGGCCCACGAGCGGGTGTACTTCGAGCGCGTGCTCCGCGAGCTCGAGTCCCGGCCGGTGGCGGTGCAGCTCCTCCTGTTCCCCGCCACACTGGAGCTGACGCCGGCCCGCTGGGCCCTCTGGACCTCGGTGGCCGACATCCTGCGCGATGCCGGCATCCACGCCGAGCCCTTCGGCCGCCAGACCCTGCGGATCACGGCGATTCCGGACGGCGTGCCGGAGGCCCACGCGGTGCGCCTCGTCGCCGATCTCCTCGACCGCCTGGCGGAGGAAGACCTGCCCTCCGCCACCGTCGAACGGCGCCGGCGGGCCGTGGCCGCCCTGGCCGCCTGCCGGGCGGCGATCAAGGCGAACGACCCGCTCGCCCCCGCCGAGCAGCAGGCCCTCCTCGACGCGCTGGCCGCCTGCGAGCATCCCGGCGAGTGCCCCCACGGGCGCCCCACGCTGATCCTGGTCAGCCGGGCCGAACTGGAACGCCGGTTCGGCCGCCGCGGATGAGGCCCGGACCCCTCCTGGCCATCGTGGGCCCCACGGCGGTCGGGAAGACGGCGGTGGCGATCGAGGTGGCGCTGCGGCTCCGGGGCGAGGTCATCAGCGCCGACTCGATGCAGGTCTACCGGGGGCTCGACATCGGCACCGCCAAGCCCACCCCGGAGGAACGGCGCGGGGTGCCGCACCACCTCATCGACATCTGCGACCCCGGGGAGAACTTCAGCGTCTTCCAGTTCCGGCTGCTCGCCGACGCGCTCATCGAGGACATCCAGGCCCGGGGCCGGCTGCCGATCCTGGTGGGCGGCACAGGCTTCTACGTGCGCGCGGTTTTGCGGGAGTACGGCTTCCCGGAGCTCGACCCCGACCCGGCGATCCGGCGGCGGCTCGAGGAGGTCGCGCGCGCCCACGGGCCCCTCGCCCTGCACGAGCGGCTGCGGGCCGTGGACCCGGCGGCTGCCGAGCGCATCCACCCGCACAACGTCAAGCGGGTCATCCGTGCCCTGGAGGTCTACGAACAGACGGGACAGCCGATCTCGTCCCTGCACCGGGCGACCTGGGCGCCGCGCTACGACGCCCTCGTCGTGGGGCTCACGCTCGAGCGGTCGGAGCTGTACCGGCGGATCGAGGCACGCACCGACGCCCAGCTCGCCGCCGGCTGGCTGGAGGAGGTGGTGCGTCTGGTGAACGCGGGCGTGCCGGCGACCACCGGCCCTCTCACGGGGCTCGGCTACCGCCACCTGGTCGGGTACCTGCGCGGGCTCGTGACCTGGGAGGAGGCGGTGGCCAGCATCAAGCGCGACACGCGGCGCTACGCCAAGCGCCAGTTCACCTGGCTGCGCCGCGAGGAGGGGGTCACCTGGCTCGACATGGCCGCGGGGGTGGAGGCGGTGGCGGCGGAAATCGTCCGGCTGGTGACAGGGAAATGGCCGGGGCGCGTGGAAAAGGCGTAGGAAACCTGGAACACAGTACACCACACGGGGGGCGGGTTGCGCTTGCCCAAGATCGTGATCAACCAGCAGGACACGTTCCTGAACCTGGTCCGCAAGGAAGCGGTACCGGTGACCGTCTACCTTGTCAACGGCTTCCAGCTCCGGGGCATCGTCCGCGGGTTCGACCAGTTCACGGTCGTGCTCGAGAACGAGGGCCGGCAAATGCTCGTGTACAAGCACGCGCTGTCGACCATCGCGCCGAGCCGGCCCATCAACCTCCACGCCGCCCAGCAGCAGTACCTCCAGCAGTTGCAGCAGGCCCAGCAGGCCGGGCACGCCCAGCAGGGGGCCCAGGGGCCGCACCCCGCCTCGCCGCCGGCGCCGCGCCGGGAGGCGTGACCGGGCTCGCCCCCCGGGGACGGACATTCAGGGCCGGCAGCCCTCGCTGCCGGCCCCTTTCCCTGTCTCCGGCGCCCGACCCCGTGGCCCCCGTCCGGGGCTTCACGCCAGCGCCGCCTCGATGTCCTGCAGGTCCTCCGCCGACAGGGTGACCCCGATCGCGCGCACATTCTCGTCGAGCTGCTCCGGCCGGGTGGCGCCGATGAGGGCGCTGGCCACCTCGGGGAGCCGCAGCACCCACGCCAGCGCCAGCTGGGCCAGGGTGAGGCCGAGGCGGGCGGCGATGGGGCGCAGGCGCTCCACCCGGGCCAGGTTCGCCTCGGTGAGGAAGCGCTGCATGAACTGGTTCACGCGTTCGTCCGCGGCCCGGGTCCCCTCGGGCACCCCCTGGCCGGGGCGGTACTTGCCGGTCAGGACCCCCTGGGCGAGGGGCGAGAAGACCACGAGGCCGATCCCCTCCTCCCGGCACACGGGCAGGACCTCGGGTTCGATCTTCCGGTCGAGCATGTTGTAGATCGGCTG
Coding sequences:
- the mutL gene encoding DNA mismatch repair endonuclease MutL; protein product: MGLIRVLDERTANQIAAGEVVERPASVVKELVENSLDAGARRITVEVAGGGRELIQVVDDGCGMGPDDARLALERHATSKIASAEDLRRIRTLGFRGEALPSIASVSRLVLRTRPRDRLEGTCVRVEGGGPPEVEACGCPPGTAVEVRDLFYNTPARLKFLKTDATELGRITEVVGRLALASPGVVFRLRAGPAELLTTPGTGDLLATVHAVLGREVARALVPVEWEGGGVRVWGYAGLPQLVRAGRAHQLFFVNGRSVTDRVLRFAFEEAYRNAIPEGRHPVAVLFVAVDPEEVDVNVHPAKAEVRFRNERAVRAAVYQAVREALAAHAGLAPRGFGSGYGPAPGPAPPPGAPSAAPLQRAFPAFPSAVREVAAGAARPAPPAAAASADGGPGPDLLSREEAERAALGYPAPGQEPRTPADLIRSLRPLGQVHRTYIACDGPEGLYLVDQHAAHERVYFERVLRELESRPVAVQLLLFPATLELTPARWALWTSVADILRDAGIHAEPFGRQTLRITAIPDGVPEAHAVRLVADLLDRLAEEDLPSATVERRRRAVAALAACRAAIKANDPLAPAEQQALLDALAACEHPGECPHGRPTLILVSRAELERRFGRRG
- the miaA gene encoding tRNA (adenosine(37)-N6)-dimethylallyltransferase MiaA — protein: MRPGPLLAIVGPTAVGKTAVAIEVALRLRGEVISADSMQVYRGLDIGTAKPTPEERRGVPHHLIDICDPGENFSVFQFRLLADALIEDIQARGRLPILVGGTGFYVRAVLREYGFPELDPDPAIRRRLEEVARAHGPLALHERLRAVDPAAAERIHPHNVKRVIRALEVYEQTGQPISSLHRATWAPRYDALVVGLTLERSELYRRIEARTDAQLAAGWLEEVVRLVNAGVPATTGPLTGLGYRHLVGYLRGLVTWEEAVASIKRDTRRYAKRQFTWLRREEGVTWLDMAAGVEAVAAEIVRLVTGKWPGRVEKA